A single window of Vespa crabro chromosome 23, iyVesCrab1.2, whole genome shotgun sequence DNA harbors:
- the LOC124432116 gene encoding amyloid beta A4 precursor protein-binding family B member 1-interacting protein-like isoform X1, which produces MLCGTFKKKRRSPGEEYRLMRSNTMPRIVSTREGSLVAVRRTKSSRATVRSSLIKDLLNMGLDNVSSATLRPFNSDINTPRIDSYRFSMANLEDSQDVDLDAILGELCALERRCDGDIAATPAQDSQRQGRPNNGRITATDNTDIGKNEGGIRTDSPDNDSAFSDTVSMLSSESSASSSGSGHKPPQSAMHTAPQQQPHQLMDAASRAKAEKIRLALEKMREASVQKLFIKAFTLDGSGKSLLVDEGMSVAHVSRLLADKNHVPMDPKWAVVEHLPDLFMERVYEDHELLVENLLLWTRDSKNKLLFVERPDKTQLFLTPERFLLGPSDRCSNEYDDHSRNILLEEFFSSSNVGVPEVEGPLYLKSDSKKGWKKYHFILRASGLYYWPKEKARTARDLVCLATFDVNQVYYGVGWKKKYKAPTDFCFAVKHPRLQQPKSTKYIKFLCAEDNASLERWMVGIRVAKYGRQLMENYRTLVDELAQEDLDLLAHARSCSVSSIAVPPNQTQYNTTNDNARQFIENARHETQATARQYDGQQRQSYNSEQRQSYNNDGRLSRASSSSSSGCLSDGAPSSCEVAFECGEFPTGTIKRKPSMNPKLPLTSITRQLKEVGETVRDEPDSCPSPTSSGSGTLTRRHSRRRSGTDSDGSGTLKRHHRSGNATPVSPVPPGTPVRERASPMGYGRTESQESKTPTSPIQPCMMDSITSLPPPPSPSRVAEEGESDSEPLPPPPPEMFRSNLSLDSLPPPPGVGELPVCNTPELTGSSLSLASLPPPPSPLVGETGTIRRARPAKTSSPANSMTPESTPTHAASSRPSNSNNQTYTSATSIATPNASALQNSQSYGSSSNAATNSSNSPHSSYPGSSASTPTYAPSSPSFTSPPPFVPPPAYGSQAQHVGTQSLTRQNSKTESIYGSHQSGHNTVPNPIRPNPNMDTVRRSAMKQGTSHYAAPPYLAELKAASSPQPQRRVTIQEPPTSPKSKGGTGKKITFNLPAQQEPGSPALPQRKPMPPRRSDSTRLTSPKKLAASDQAPPGDFLKDLQRVMRKKWQVAQKCKLDSTTTPHEVLGFRDPPPAVADYRETNVSNWVQEHYGVDNLYENVYTTDPHAPLEYASSPARQPTVRFADENRSINIVNVIASKRRPPPPPPKRAETTHLTTTRAMH; this is translated from the exons GGTCTCGATAATGTGAGCTCGGCAACCCTCAGGCCTTTCAACTCGGACATCAATACTCCGAGAATCGACAGCTACAGGTTTTCTATGGCCAATCTCGAAG ATTCGCAAGATGTCGACCTGGATGCAATTCTCGGTGAACTGTGCGCATTGGAGCGACGTTGCGATGGTGATATCGCGGCTACTCCGGCGCAAGATTCTCAAAGACAAGGACGTCCCAATAACGGAAGGATCACCGCCACCGATAACACGGATATCGGCAAAAATGAAGGTG GCATTCGCACGGACAGTCCCGACAACGATAGCGCATTTTCGGACACGGTTTCGATGCTGTCCAGCGAGAGTTCAGCGAGCAGCAGCGGCTCGGGACACAAGCCACCTCAGAGCGCCATGCATACGGCTCCTCAACAACAGCCGCATCAACTTATGG atGCCGCGAGCAGAGCGAAAGCCGAGAAGATACGGCTGGCGTTGGAAAAGATGAGAGAGGCAAGCGTTCAAAAGCTCTTTATTAAAGCTTTCACGTTGGATGGGAGCGGCAAAAGTCTCCTCGTAGACGAGGGTATGAGCGTGGCTCACGTATCGAGGCTTCTCGCGGACAAGAATCACGTGCCAATGGATCCAAAATGGGCCGTAGTCGAACACTTGCCGGATCTCTTTATGG AAAGAGTATACGAGGATCATGAGCTATTGGTGGAAAATTTGTTACTATGGACGAGAGATTCGAAGAACAAGTTGTTATTCGTCGAGAGGCCGGACAAAACACAACTCTTCCTAACTCCTGAGAGATTTCTGTTAGGTCCCTCGGATAGGTGTAGCAACGAATACGACGATCATTCgcgtaatatattattggaGGAATTCTTCTCGAGCAGTAACGTCGGCGTTCCCGAG GTCGAAGGACCGTTGTACTTGAAGTCCGACAGTAAGAAGGGTTGGAAAAAGTATCATTTCATACTACGAGCATCTGGCCTTTATTACTGGCCCAAAGAGAAAGCTCGTACCGCCAGAGATCTCGTATGTTTAGCCACGTTCGACGTGAACCAAGTTTATTACGGTGTCGGCTGGAAGAAAAAGTACAAAGCACCGACTGATTTTTGTTTCGCCGTAAAGCATCCGAGATTACAGCAACCCAAATCGACGAAATACATAAAGTTTTTATGCGCGGAAGACAACGCGTCTTTGGAGCGATGGATGGTAGGCATTAGAGTGGCCAAATACGGTAGGCAGCTAATGGAGAATTACAGAACATTGGTGGACGAGCTCGCGCAGGAAGACCTCGATCTATTGGCGCACGCGAGATCGTGCTCGGTCAGCTCGATCGCCGTACCACCTAATCAAACTCAATATAATACGACCAACGACAATGCTCGGCAATTCATCGAAAATGCAAGGCACGAGACCCAAGCGACGGCGAGGCAATACGATGGTCAACAACGGCAGAGTTACAATTCGGAACAGCGACAAAGTTATAACAACGATGGAAGGCTTAGCAGAGCCAGTAGTTCGAGTTCAAGCGGATGTTTGTCCGATGGAGCACCGAGTAGTTGCGAG gtGGCCTTCGAGTGTGGAGAATTTCCAACCGGAACGATAAAGCGAAAACCTTCCATGAACCCGAAACTTCCGCTAACGTCGATCACGAGGCAATTGAAGGAGGTGGGCGAGACGGTACGCGACGAGCCGGACTCTTGTCCGAGTCCAACCAGCTCTGGTTCAGGTACCTTAACCAGAAGACATAGCCGCAGAAGAAGCGGTACCGATTCGGATGGATCGGGCACCCTAAAAAGACATCACAGATCCGGCAACGCTACTCCGGTCAGTCCTGTACCACCTGGAACGCcggtgagagagagagccagtCCTATGGGATACGGGAGAACGGAGAGTCAAGAGTCCAAGACGCCGACCAGTCCTATACAACCGTGTATG ATGGATTCTATCACGTCGCTGCCACCTCCACCGTCGCCCTCGAGAGTCGCCGAAGAAGGGGAATCGGATAGCGAACCTttaccaccgccaccaccagaAATGTTCCGTTCGAATCTCTCCCTGGACTCGTTACCGCCACCGCCAGGTGTAGGCGAACTTCCAGTTTGTAACACGCCCGAGTTGACTGGCTCCTCGTTGAGTCTCGCTTCCTTACCACCGCCGCCAAGTCCTCTGGTCGGTGAGACCGGCACGATACGCCGTGCGAGACCGGCGAAAACTTCGAGTCCAGCGAACTCTATGACACCCGAGAGTACGCCTACGCACGCCGCTTCCTCCAGGCCATCCAATAGCAACAATCAGACGTATACGAGCGCGACGAGTATCGCGACGCCAAATGCTTCTGCTCTTCAAAACAGTCAGAGTTACGGAAGCAGCAGCAACGCCGCGACGAACTCGTCGAATTCTCCACACAGTTCCTATCCTGGCTCGAGCGCCAGCACACCGACATACGCACCGAGTTCGCCAAGTTTCACGTCCCCACCACCCTTCGTTCCACCCCCGGCTTATGGTTCTCAAGCGCAACATGTCGGCACGCAAAGCTTAACGAGACAAAATTCGAAAACCGAGTCGATCTACGGGAGTCATCAGAGTGGCCACAATACCGTACCCAATCCGATCAGGCCCAATCCGAACATGGACACGGTCAGAAGGAGTGCCATGAAGCAAGGTACGAGCCATTATGCCGCTCCGCCCTATCTCGCCGAATTGAAAGCCGCATCTAGCCCGCAACCGCAGCGTCGAGTGACCATTCAAGAACCACCGACCTCGCCCAAGTCGAAAGGCGGTACGGGCAAAAAGATAACGTTCAATTTACCGGCGCAACAAGAACCCGGTAGTCCAGCGTTGCCGCAAAGAAAGCCAATGCCACCGAGAAGATCCGACAGTACCAGATTGACTTCGCCGAAAAAACTAGCTGCCTCGGATCAGGCACCACCTGGTGACTTTTTGAAGGATCTACAACGCGttatgagaaagaaatggcAGGTCGCGCAAAAGTGTAAACTCGACTCGACCACGACGCCCCACGAGGTCTTAGGTTTTCGAGATCCGCCACCTGCCGTAGCCGACTACAGAGAGACCAATGTCTCCAATTGGGTACAGGAGCATTACGGAGTGGACAATCTCTATGAAAACGTTTACACGACGGATCCGCATGCACCGCTCGAATATGCCTCAAGTCCTGCTCGTCAGCCTACCGTCAGATTCGCCGACGAAAATCGTAGCATCAATATCGTCAACGTAATCGCCAGTAAAAGGAGACCACCTCCGCCACCGCCGAAAAGGGCGGAGACCACACATCTGACCACGACCAGGGCGATGCACTGA
- the LOC124432116 gene encoding amyloid beta A4 precursor protein-binding family B member 1-interacting protein-like isoform X2, which translates to MLCGTFKKKRRSPGEEYRLMRSNTMPRIVSTREGSLVAVRRTKSSRATVRSSLIKDLLNMGLDNVSSATLRPFNSDINTPRIDSYRFSMANLEDSQDVDLDAILGELCALERRCDGDIAATPAQDSQRQGRPNNGRITATDNTDIGKNEGIRTDSPDNDSAFSDTVSMLSSESSASSSGSGHKPPQSAMHTAPQQQPHQLMDAASRAKAEKIRLALEKMREASVQKLFIKAFTLDGSGKSLLVDEGMSVAHVSRLLADKNHVPMDPKWAVVEHLPDLFMERVYEDHELLVENLLLWTRDSKNKLLFVERPDKTQLFLTPERFLLGPSDRCSNEYDDHSRNILLEEFFSSSNVGVPEVEGPLYLKSDSKKGWKKYHFILRASGLYYWPKEKARTARDLVCLATFDVNQVYYGVGWKKKYKAPTDFCFAVKHPRLQQPKSTKYIKFLCAEDNASLERWMVGIRVAKYGRQLMENYRTLVDELAQEDLDLLAHARSCSVSSIAVPPNQTQYNTTNDNARQFIENARHETQATARQYDGQQRQSYNSEQRQSYNNDGRLSRASSSSSSGCLSDGAPSSCEVAFECGEFPTGTIKRKPSMNPKLPLTSITRQLKEVGETVRDEPDSCPSPTSSGSGTLTRRHSRRRSGTDSDGSGTLKRHHRSGNATPVSPVPPGTPVRERASPMGYGRTESQESKTPTSPIQPCMMDSITSLPPPPSPSRVAEEGESDSEPLPPPPPEMFRSNLSLDSLPPPPGVGELPVCNTPELTGSSLSLASLPPPPSPLVGETGTIRRARPAKTSSPANSMTPESTPTHAASSRPSNSNNQTYTSATSIATPNASALQNSQSYGSSSNAATNSSNSPHSSYPGSSASTPTYAPSSPSFTSPPPFVPPPAYGSQAQHVGTQSLTRQNSKTESIYGSHQSGHNTVPNPIRPNPNMDTVRRSAMKQGTSHYAAPPYLAELKAASSPQPQRRVTIQEPPTSPKSKGGTGKKITFNLPAQQEPGSPALPQRKPMPPRRSDSTRLTSPKKLAASDQAPPGDFLKDLQRVMRKKWQVAQKCKLDSTTTPHEVLGFRDPPPAVADYRETNVSNWVQEHYGVDNLYENVYTTDPHAPLEYASSPARQPTVRFADENRSINIVNVIASKRRPPPPPPKRAETTHLTTTRAMH; encoded by the exons GGTCTCGATAATGTGAGCTCGGCAACCCTCAGGCCTTTCAACTCGGACATCAATACTCCGAGAATCGACAGCTACAGGTTTTCTATGGCCAATCTCGAAG ATTCGCAAGATGTCGACCTGGATGCAATTCTCGGTGAACTGTGCGCATTGGAGCGACGTTGCGATGGTGATATCGCGGCTACTCCGGCGCAAGATTCTCAAAGACAAGGACGTCCCAATAACGGAAGGATCACCGCCACCGATAACACGGATATCGGCAAAAATGAAG GCATTCGCACGGACAGTCCCGACAACGATAGCGCATTTTCGGACACGGTTTCGATGCTGTCCAGCGAGAGTTCAGCGAGCAGCAGCGGCTCGGGACACAAGCCACCTCAGAGCGCCATGCATACGGCTCCTCAACAACAGCCGCATCAACTTATGG atGCCGCGAGCAGAGCGAAAGCCGAGAAGATACGGCTGGCGTTGGAAAAGATGAGAGAGGCAAGCGTTCAAAAGCTCTTTATTAAAGCTTTCACGTTGGATGGGAGCGGCAAAAGTCTCCTCGTAGACGAGGGTATGAGCGTGGCTCACGTATCGAGGCTTCTCGCGGACAAGAATCACGTGCCAATGGATCCAAAATGGGCCGTAGTCGAACACTTGCCGGATCTCTTTATGG AAAGAGTATACGAGGATCATGAGCTATTGGTGGAAAATTTGTTACTATGGACGAGAGATTCGAAGAACAAGTTGTTATTCGTCGAGAGGCCGGACAAAACACAACTCTTCCTAACTCCTGAGAGATTTCTGTTAGGTCCCTCGGATAGGTGTAGCAACGAATACGACGATCATTCgcgtaatatattattggaGGAATTCTTCTCGAGCAGTAACGTCGGCGTTCCCGAG GTCGAAGGACCGTTGTACTTGAAGTCCGACAGTAAGAAGGGTTGGAAAAAGTATCATTTCATACTACGAGCATCTGGCCTTTATTACTGGCCCAAAGAGAAAGCTCGTACCGCCAGAGATCTCGTATGTTTAGCCACGTTCGACGTGAACCAAGTTTATTACGGTGTCGGCTGGAAGAAAAAGTACAAAGCACCGACTGATTTTTGTTTCGCCGTAAAGCATCCGAGATTACAGCAACCCAAATCGACGAAATACATAAAGTTTTTATGCGCGGAAGACAACGCGTCTTTGGAGCGATGGATGGTAGGCATTAGAGTGGCCAAATACGGTAGGCAGCTAATGGAGAATTACAGAACATTGGTGGACGAGCTCGCGCAGGAAGACCTCGATCTATTGGCGCACGCGAGATCGTGCTCGGTCAGCTCGATCGCCGTACCACCTAATCAAACTCAATATAATACGACCAACGACAATGCTCGGCAATTCATCGAAAATGCAAGGCACGAGACCCAAGCGACGGCGAGGCAATACGATGGTCAACAACGGCAGAGTTACAATTCGGAACAGCGACAAAGTTATAACAACGATGGAAGGCTTAGCAGAGCCAGTAGTTCGAGTTCAAGCGGATGTTTGTCCGATGGAGCACCGAGTAGTTGCGAG gtGGCCTTCGAGTGTGGAGAATTTCCAACCGGAACGATAAAGCGAAAACCTTCCATGAACCCGAAACTTCCGCTAACGTCGATCACGAGGCAATTGAAGGAGGTGGGCGAGACGGTACGCGACGAGCCGGACTCTTGTCCGAGTCCAACCAGCTCTGGTTCAGGTACCTTAACCAGAAGACATAGCCGCAGAAGAAGCGGTACCGATTCGGATGGATCGGGCACCCTAAAAAGACATCACAGATCCGGCAACGCTACTCCGGTCAGTCCTGTACCACCTGGAACGCcggtgagagagagagccagtCCTATGGGATACGGGAGAACGGAGAGTCAAGAGTCCAAGACGCCGACCAGTCCTATACAACCGTGTATG ATGGATTCTATCACGTCGCTGCCACCTCCACCGTCGCCCTCGAGAGTCGCCGAAGAAGGGGAATCGGATAGCGAACCTttaccaccgccaccaccagaAATGTTCCGTTCGAATCTCTCCCTGGACTCGTTACCGCCACCGCCAGGTGTAGGCGAACTTCCAGTTTGTAACACGCCCGAGTTGACTGGCTCCTCGTTGAGTCTCGCTTCCTTACCACCGCCGCCAAGTCCTCTGGTCGGTGAGACCGGCACGATACGCCGTGCGAGACCGGCGAAAACTTCGAGTCCAGCGAACTCTATGACACCCGAGAGTACGCCTACGCACGCCGCTTCCTCCAGGCCATCCAATAGCAACAATCAGACGTATACGAGCGCGACGAGTATCGCGACGCCAAATGCTTCTGCTCTTCAAAACAGTCAGAGTTACGGAAGCAGCAGCAACGCCGCGACGAACTCGTCGAATTCTCCACACAGTTCCTATCCTGGCTCGAGCGCCAGCACACCGACATACGCACCGAGTTCGCCAAGTTTCACGTCCCCACCACCCTTCGTTCCACCCCCGGCTTATGGTTCTCAAGCGCAACATGTCGGCACGCAAAGCTTAACGAGACAAAATTCGAAAACCGAGTCGATCTACGGGAGTCATCAGAGTGGCCACAATACCGTACCCAATCCGATCAGGCCCAATCCGAACATGGACACGGTCAGAAGGAGTGCCATGAAGCAAGGTACGAGCCATTATGCCGCTCCGCCCTATCTCGCCGAATTGAAAGCCGCATCTAGCCCGCAACCGCAGCGTCGAGTGACCATTCAAGAACCACCGACCTCGCCCAAGTCGAAAGGCGGTACGGGCAAAAAGATAACGTTCAATTTACCGGCGCAACAAGAACCCGGTAGTCCAGCGTTGCCGCAAAGAAAGCCAATGCCACCGAGAAGATCCGACAGTACCAGATTGACTTCGCCGAAAAAACTAGCTGCCTCGGATCAGGCACCACCTGGTGACTTTTTGAAGGATCTACAACGCGttatgagaaagaaatggcAGGTCGCGCAAAAGTGTAAACTCGACTCGACCACGACGCCCCACGAGGTCTTAGGTTTTCGAGATCCGCCACCTGCCGTAGCCGACTACAGAGAGACCAATGTCTCCAATTGGGTACAGGAGCATTACGGAGTGGACAATCTCTATGAAAACGTTTACACGACGGATCCGCATGCACCGCTCGAATATGCCTCAAGTCCTGCTCGTCAGCCTACCGTCAGATTCGCCGACGAAAATCGTAGCATCAATATCGTCAACGTAATCGCCAGTAAAAGGAGACCACCTCCGCCACCGCCGAAAAGGGCGGAGACCACACATCTGACCACGACCAGGGCGATGCACTGA
- the LOC124432116 gene encoding amyloid beta A4 precursor protein-binding family B member 1-interacting protein-like isoform X5, with the protein MDRLFRWKSHKAHDVGLDNVSSATLRPFNSDINTPRIDSYRFSMANLEDSQDVDLDAILGELCALERRCDGDIAATPAQDSQRQGRPNNGRITATDNTDIGKNEGGIRTDSPDNDSAFSDTVSMLSSESSASSSGSGHKPPQSAMHTAPQQQPHQLMDAASRAKAEKIRLALEKMREASVQKLFIKAFTLDGSGKSLLVDEGMSVAHVSRLLADKNHVPMDPKWAVVEHLPDLFMERVYEDHELLVENLLLWTRDSKNKLLFVERPDKTQLFLTPERFLLGPSDRCSNEYDDHSRNILLEEFFSSSNVGVPEVEGPLYLKSDSKKGWKKYHFILRASGLYYWPKEKARTARDLVCLATFDVNQVYYGVGWKKKYKAPTDFCFAVKHPRLQQPKSTKYIKFLCAEDNASLERWMVGIRVAKYGRQLMENYRTLVDELAQEDLDLLAHARSCSVSSIAVPPNQTQYNTTNDNARQFIENARHETQATARQYDGQQRQSYNSEQRQSYNNDGRLSRASSSSSSGCLSDGAPSSCEVAFECGEFPTGTIKRKPSMNPKLPLTSITRQLKEVGETVRDEPDSCPSPTSSGSGTLTRRHSRRRSGTDSDGSGTLKRHHRSGNATPVSPVPPGTPVRERASPMGYGRTESQESKTPTSPIQPCMMDSITSLPPPPSPSRVAEEGESDSEPLPPPPPEMFRSNLSLDSLPPPPGVGELPVCNTPELTGSSLSLASLPPPPSPLVGETGTIRRARPAKTSSPANSMTPESTPTHAASSRPSNSNNQTYTSATSIATPNASALQNSQSYGSSSNAATNSSNSPHSSYPGSSASTPTYAPSSPSFTSPPPFVPPPAYGSQAQHVGTQSLTRQNSKTESIYGSHQSGHNTVPNPIRPNPNMDTVRRSAMKQGTSHYAAPPYLAELKAASSPQPQRRVTIQEPPTSPKSKGGTGKKITFNLPAQQEPGSPALPQRKPMPPRRSDSTRLTSPKKLAASDQAPPGDFLKDLQRVMRKKWQVAQKCKLDSTTTPHEVLGFRDPPPAVADYRETNVSNWVQEHYGVDNLYENVYTTDPHAPLEYASSPARQPTVRFADENRSINIVNVIASKRRPPPPPPKRAETTHLTTTRAMH; encoded by the exons ATGGATAGGCTGTTCCGATGGAAAAGCCACAAGGCGCACGATGTC GGTCTCGATAATGTGAGCTCGGCAACCCTCAGGCCTTTCAACTCGGACATCAATACTCCGAGAATCGACAGCTACAGGTTTTCTATGGCCAATCTCGAAG ATTCGCAAGATGTCGACCTGGATGCAATTCTCGGTGAACTGTGCGCATTGGAGCGACGTTGCGATGGTGATATCGCGGCTACTCCGGCGCAAGATTCTCAAAGACAAGGACGTCCCAATAACGGAAGGATCACCGCCACCGATAACACGGATATCGGCAAAAATGAAGGTG GCATTCGCACGGACAGTCCCGACAACGATAGCGCATTTTCGGACACGGTTTCGATGCTGTCCAGCGAGAGTTCAGCGAGCAGCAGCGGCTCGGGACACAAGCCACCTCAGAGCGCCATGCATACGGCTCCTCAACAACAGCCGCATCAACTTATGG atGCCGCGAGCAGAGCGAAAGCCGAGAAGATACGGCTGGCGTTGGAAAAGATGAGAGAGGCAAGCGTTCAAAAGCTCTTTATTAAAGCTTTCACGTTGGATGGGAGCGGCAAAAGTCTCCTCGTAGACGAGGGTATGAGCGTGGCTCACGTATCGAGGCTTCTCGCGGACAAGAATCACGTGCCAATGGATCCAAAATGGGCCGTAGTCGAACACTTGCCGGATCTCTTTATGG AAAGAGTATACGAGGATCATGAGCTATTGGTGGAAAATTTGTTACTATGGACGAGAGATTCGAAGAACAAGTTGTTATTCGTCGAGAGGCCGGACAAAACACAACTCTTCCTAACTCCTGAGAGATTTCTGTTAGGTCCCTCGGATAGGTGTAGCAACGAATACGACGATCATTCgcgtaatatattattggaGGAATTCTTCTCGAGCAGTAACGTCGGCGTTCCCGAG GTCGAAGGACCGTTGTACTTGAAGTCCGACAGTAAGAAGGGTTGGAAAAAGTATCATTTCATACTACGAGCATCTGGCCTTTATTACTGGCCCAAAGAGAAAGCTCGTACCGCCAGAGATCTCGTATGTTTAGCCACGTTCGACGTGAACCAAGTTTATTACGGTGTCGGCTGGAAGAAAAAGTACAAAGCACCGACTGATTTTTGTTTCGCCGTAAAGCATCCGAGATTACAGCAACCCAAATCGACGAAATACATAAAGTTTTTATGCGCGGAAGACAACGCGTCTTTGGAGCGATGGATGGTAGGCATTAGAGTGGCCAAATACGGTAGGCAGCTAATGGAGAATTACAGAACATTGGTGGACGAGCTCGCGCAGGAAGACCTCGATCTATTGGCGCACGCGAGATCGTGCTCGGTCAGCTCGATCGCCGTACCACCTAATCAAACTCAATATAATACGACCAACGACAATGCTCGGCAATTCATCGAAAATGCAAGGCACGAGACCCAAGCGACGGCGAGGCAATACGATGGTCAACAACGGCAGAGTTACAATTCGGAACAGCGACAAAGTTATAACAACGATGGAAGGCTTAGCAGAGCCAGTAGTTCGAGTTCAAGCGGATGTTTGTCCGATGGAGCACCGAGTAGTTGCGAG gtGGCCTTCGAGTGTGGAGAATTTCCAACCGGAACGATAAAGCGAAAACCTTCCATGAACCCGAAACTTCCGCTAACGTCGATCACGAGGCAATTGAAGGAGGTGGGCGAGACGGTACGCGACGAGCCGGACTCTTGTCCGAGTCCAACCAGCTCTGGTTCAGGTACCTTAACCAGAAGACATAGCCGCAGAAGAAGCGGTACCGATTCGGATGGATCGGGCACCCTAAAAAGACATCACAGATCCGGCAACGCTACTCCGGTCAGTCCTGTACCACCTGGAACGCcggtgagagagagagccagtCCTATGGGATACGGGAGAACGGAGAGTCAAGAGTCCAAGACGCCGACCAGTCCTATACAACCGTGTATG ATGGATTCTATCACGTCGCTGCCACCTCCACCGTCGCCCTCGAGAGTCGCCGAAGAAGGGGAATCGGATAGCGAACCTttaccaccgccaccaccagaAATGTTCCGTTCGAATCTCTCCCTGGACTCGTTACCGCCACCGCCAGGTGTAGGCGAACTTCCAGTTTGTAACACGCCCGAGTTGACTGGCTCCTCGTTGAGTCTCGCTTCCTTACCACCGCCGCCAAGTCCTCTGGTCGGTGAGACCGGCACGATACGCCGTGCGAGACCGGCGAAAACTTCGAGTCCAGCGAACTCTATGACACCCGAGAGTACGCCTACGCACGCCGCTTCCTCCAGGCCATCCAATAGCAACAATCAGACGTATACGAGCGCGACGAGTATCGCGACGCCAAATGCTTCTGCTCTTCAAAACAGTCAGAGTTACGGAAGCAGCAGCAACGCCGCGACGAACTCGTCGAATTCTCCACACAGTTCCTATCCTGGCTCGAGCGCCAGCACACCGACATACGCACCGAGTTCGCCAAGTTTCACGTCCCCACCACCCTTCGTTCCACCCCCGGCTTATGGTTCTCAAGCGCAACATGTCGGCACGCAAAGCTTAACGAGACAAAATTCGAAAACCGAGTCGATCTACGGGAGTCATCAGAGTGGCCACAATACCGTACCCAATCCGATCAGGCCCAATCCGAACATGGACACGGTCAGAAGGAGTGCCATGAAGCAAGGTACGAGCCATTATGCCGCTCCGCCCTATCTCGCCGAATTGAAAGCCGCATCTAGCCCGCAACCGCAGCGTCGAGTGACCATTCAAGAACCACCGACCTCGCCCAAGTCGAAAGGCGGTACGGGCAAAAAGATAACGTTCAATTTACCGGCGCAACAAGAACCCGGTAGTCCAGCGTTGCCGCAAAGAAAGCCAATGCCACCGAGAAGATCCGACAGTACCAGATTGACTTCGCCGAAAAAACTAGCTGCCTCGGATCAGGCACCACCTGGTGACTTTTTGAAGGATCTACAACGCGttatgagaaagaaatggcAGGTCGCGCAAAAGTGTAAACTCGACTCGACCACGACGCCCCACGAGGTCTTAGGTTTTCGAGATCCGCCACCTGCCGTAGCCGACTACAGAGAGACCAATGTCTCCAATTGGGTACAGGAGCATTACGGAGTGGACAATCTCTATGAAAACGTTTACACGACGGATCCGCATGCACCGCTCGAATATGCCTCAAGTCCTGCTCGTCAGCCTACCGTCAGATTCGCCGACGAAAATCGTAGCATCAATATCGTCAACGTAATCGCCAGTAAAAGGAGACCACCTCCGCCACCGCCGAAAAGGGCGGAGACCACACATCTGACCACGACCAGGGCGATGCACTGA